In the genome of Drosophila pseudoobscura strain MV-25-SWS-2005 chromosome 3, UCI_Dpse_MV25, whole genome shotgun sequence, one region contains:
- the LOC6898360 gene encoding uncharacterized protein isoform X3, which yields MAASEQSSRRQLEAIFIATPPSTPLMHHNSVTRTTTPRELPTMYHFDFATFNTEAELEAPECGQEEEPSSPPPPPLTRGLPLPVPEIVAINPSDLTPCPCCSRTFNLNALRKHVVVCEKISKKRNTFDSSRQRREGTALSTYVLPKNFGLPNAEKVSGVHTPTAGSRDPVGTGSKIPTDSVGSPLPIRRNSQTDLVRSTARASVRRAGGTATGTGAAATSPAGDPNHVPARDRSLAKRIKGVASEHCPHCERNFNVKAFDRHVEWCKEKAIQATIKLANTQETSKAKERLDARKQYRPPNLKTKRSINRNKYSGNHEDLLEAGDMTAPKQSLMSLPSMTSSVHSDNPPKAKKLARPQPKNGTPAVRSKAEGSSTKVTQNTVTLCVTQDDDPPAAPAPPKERVLRAKRKPIATCDRITETMDRLRSQSSGETLQLDCVEAAPLKPVARLRKGMTNRERVDAAEKEMSLPALKFEDLNRLIKRKDPTTIVKATKMDETPQEVVKVKVRSSTSLVRQARRRIRTREHPSLELRNLEQEMTQASFPSPSSPTKKANSMQISTEDDMDCSLVPLSRRPGVAYSDYEDDSPRAEIQIKMETTTTRTVCRPKKRTGQATMEMNSSLPMRALPMPQLQQSLEALGHTMSHTKLPRLQLGSDRLQFERDVIEMENESSELEWSEENMMRRSANILERTSSPNSGEFPQVEDSDVEAESDQPVTKLPLVAKQSGSRISRCLVMLEQDEDGKMYIKEPPAKDDSHPLPSSRRGGTFKSGLSGVSVSGDKYDPFLSAKRQLEELCSPGTPPEQEEVSVPPTATLTATPSLSMTTSLTMPSSKAPPTTPKPTPASNFRRTSSLRGPRRTPLLPSRPLFATNYRPTIQRGLSDEGPISTNFLKPEEYDEMPVRAACVNDFHSPRVVRRDTSTSNRKQMLKLPVGVGAASDTTAQALPGRNVAKTDSLAVFLKYEHELEELNAKAAEVAAASQLTSKELKDKSNNLSKQNSAKNLTTSSNPGQLPPLTLTTVTPSASAPATAPPPVSVSAKENNEKRVPNNYQPIATPLRLEPISRPATATPSVHQPVSGVANTLTPIKLESIFGFGRPAAAGGGEFIDPKLINACDNLHVSSGVASDASSTPQQLSQSRSRSSSQSTITYDRRQSGEARNLLKRKMRLGRNQFLYDASPEDGDASSGCSADDEANRSSMEYDEQCWQQQQKQLLANPLPLVMPMGNMPTFDDFDFEEFLSSFENENDDEQFPLFKDCREFLLNRTTSRQRSFQKATSTPQQTTTATLRPATTSSILQPKSQPTKDPHTHRSNSNSSNSKGGEKLQMQMQRQQSNASSGSSHDEKMQQMPVQMVGKRPVEDQQKREIFISIETETNAHGRSPISPDSLRHMVGNSQTPIDVLHIENGNEPEHARFRKISDTEDAYVDAQGGPDDRASQLAGNANRLALLSSDSVQVNNAKNLIQQMQSEFRQLGEDAGASIRTLFIRRPEEQGTARELDPEPVQQLQQQEQHQLKASSPLTPSASADSDELSSLDGYPMSSSHSSRRGASSKLSSDSAYGSTNSPYSLSRQRSGDLQPGTPRNQNLLRPHTASAKLPSAMTDVSTQAHTAYGTLKARQRLYGGGGAINSIGNGNTDGAESSSGSEHSLTMSTQQPQEQQKHNRPDSNYNYQQQQQQVQSQPVYNNNNNNGQASLTPTASQHSLLSCNSASSLSSSMKMSKFCHECGGRFIIEHAKFCMECGVRRMIL from the exons CCACATTCAACACGGAGGCCGAGTTGGAAGCGCCCGAATgcgggcaggaggaggagccctcttcgccgccaccgccgccgctcACCAGAGGACTGCCGCTGCCCGTGCCCGAGATAGTGGCCATCAACCCCAGCGATCTGACGCCCTGTCCGTGCTGCAGCCGCACCTTCAACTTGAATGCCCTGCGCAAGCATGTCGTCGTCTGCGAGAAGATCTCAAAGAAGCGCAATACCTTTGATTCCTCGCGCCAGCGCCGCGAGGGCACAGCACTTTCCACGTATGTCCTTCCCAAAAACTTTGGCCTGCCCAATGCTGAGAAGGTGTCTGGAGTTCACACCCCCACCGCTGGGAGTCGGGATCCCGTAGGCACGGGATCCAAAATACCAACAGAC AGTGTGGGCTCTCCTCTGCCCATTCGTCGCAACTCTCAAACCGATCTGGTTCGCTCTACGGCCCGAGCTTCCGTGCGTAGAGCGGGGGGcacagcaacaggaacaggagctgCTGCAACATCGCCCGCAGGCGACCCAAACCATGTACCAGCCCGCGATCGCTCGCTGGCCAAGCGTATCAAGGGTGTGGCCTCCGAGCACTGTCCCCACTGCGAGCGCAACTTCAACGTGAAGGCCTTCGACCGGCATGTGGAGTGGTGCAAGGAGAAAGCGATTCAGGCCACCATTAAGCTGGCCAACACCCAGGAGACGTCGAAAGCAAAGGAACGGCTCGACGCCAGGAAGCAGTACAGGCCGCCCAATCTCAA GACGAAGCGCTCGATCAACCGGAACAAGTACTCCGGCAACCACGAGGATCTGCTCGAAGCCGGCGACATGACGGCCCCCAAGCAGAGCCTGATGTCGCTCCCCTCCATGACCTCGTCCGTGCACAGTGATAA CCCTCCTAAAGCAAAGAAGCTGGCACGGCCCCAACCAAAGAACGGGACGCCCGCAGTCCGCAGCAAGGCCGAGGGATCCAGCACAAAAGTCACGCAAAACACAGTCACCTTGTGCGTGACCCAAGACGACGATCCACCGGCAGCCCCAGCTCCGCCAAAGGAGCGCGTCCTACGCGCCAAACGCAAGCCTATCGCGACTTGTGACCGCATCACCGAAACGATGGATCGCTTGCGAAGCCAATCCAGCGGTGAAACCCTCCAGCTGGACTGTGTGGAGGCGGCACCGCTGAAGCCAGTCGCCAGGCTCCGCAAAGGGATGACCAATCGGGAAAGGGTCGATGCTGCCGAGAAGGAAATGTCGTTGCCGGCACTCAAATTCGAGGATCTCAATCGGTTGATCAAGCGAAAAG ACCCTACGACCATCGTAAAAGCAACTAAAATGGATGAAACACCGCAGGAGGTGGTTAAAGTGAAGGTGCGTTCCTCCACATCGCTAGTGCGGCAGGCACGTCGCCGCATCCGCACACGGGAGCATCCCAGCTTGGAGTTGCGCAACTTGGAGCAGGAAATGACCCAAGCCTCGTTCCCGTCACCATCATCGCCAACTAAGAAAGCGAACTCCATGCAGATATCGACCGAAGATGATATGGATTGCAGCCTTGTGCCTCTGTCGCGGAGACCGGGTGTTGCCTATTCCGATTACGAGGACGATTCGCCGCGAGCCGAGATCCAAATCAAAATGGAAACGACCACCACGCGTACTGTATGCCGGCCCAAGAAGCGGACTGGCCAGGCCACCATGGAGATGAACAGCTCGTTACCCATGCGGgccctgcccatgccccagCTGCAGCAAAGCCTGGAGGCCCTCGGCCACACCATGAGCCATACCAAGCTGCCCAGACTGCAGCTCGGCAGCGATCGCCTGCAGTTCGAGCGCGATGTcattgaaatggaaaacgaATCGAGTGAGCTGGAATGGAGCGAGGAAAATATGATGAGGAGGTCCGCGAATATCCTCGAACGCACGTCCAGTCCGAATAGCGGAGAGTTCCCGCAGGTCGAGGACAGCGACGTGGAAGCTGAGAGCGATCAGCCTGTCACGAAGCTGCCTCTTGTGGCCAAGCAGAGCGGCAGCAGGATCAGTCGCTGTCTGGTGATGCTCGAGCAGGACGAGGATGGAAAAATGTACATCAAGGAGCCGCCTGCCAAGGACGACAGCCACCCGCTTCCCAGTTCCCGCCGCGGAGGCACCTTCAAAAG CGGCCTCAGTGGAGTCAGTGTCAGCGGCGACAAGTACGATCCCTTCCTCTCGGCCAAACGTCAGCTGGAGGAGCTTTGCTCCCCCGGCACGCCgccggagcaggaggaggTTTCGGTTCCCCCAACAGCCACACTAACAGCCACACCAAGTCTTTCCATGACCACCTCGTTGACCATGCCGAGCAGCAAAGCACCGCCGACCACACCGAAACCCACACCTGCCTCCAACTTCCGGCGCACTTCCTCTCTACGAGGCCCCCGGCGGACACCGCTGCTGCCTAGTCGTCCGTTGTTTGCGACCAACTATCGCCCCACCATACAGCGGGGTCTCTCCGACGAGGGCCCCATCTCCACGAACTTCCTCAAGCCGGAAGAGTACGACGAGATGCCGGTGCGCGCCGCCTGCGTCAACGACTTCCACAGTCCACGCGTGGTCCGCCGGGATACGAGTACGTCCAACCGCAAGCAGATGCTGAAGCTACCGGTGGGCGTTGGCGCTGCCAGTGACACCACAGCTCAGGCACTGCCCGGGCGCAACGTGGCCAAGACCGACTCCCTGGCGGTGTTCCTTAAATACGAACACGAGCTGGAAGAGCTGAATGCCAAGGCAGCGGAGGTGGCAGCCGCCAGTCAGCTGACCAGCAAAGAGCTCAAGGATAAGAGCAACAACCTGAGCAAGCAGAACTCGGCCAAGAACCTGACCACGTCCAGCAATCCCGGCCAGCTGCCGCCCCTGACCTTGACCACGGTGacaccatcagcatcagcaccagccacagccccacccCCAGTTTCTGTGTCGGCCAAGGAGAATAACGAGAAGAGGGTGCCCAACAACTACCAGCCCATTGCCACCCCCTTGCGGCTGGAGCCCATCAGCAGACCAGCGACGGCGACGCCATCAGTCCATCAGCCCGTCAGCGGTGTGGCGAACACCCTAACACCCATCAAGCTGGAGAGCATCTTCGGCTTTGGCCGTCCGGCCGCAGCGGGCGGCGGAGAGTTCATCGACCCAAAGCTGATCAACGCATGCGATAATCTGCACGTGTCCAGCGGCGTAGCCTCGGATGCCAGTTCCACGCCACAGCAGCTGTCGCAGAGCCGAAGTCGGAGCAGCTCCCAGTCGACCATCACCTACGACCGACGTCAGTCCGGAGAGGCCAGGAATCTGCTGAAGCGAAAGATGCGCTTGGGACGCAATCAGTTTCTGTACGATGCCTCGCCGGAGGATGGCGATGCCTCGTCGGGGTGCTCCGCCGACGATGAGGCTAATCGGTCCTCAATGGAGTACGACGAGCAgtgctggcagcagcagcagaagcaactaCTGGCCAATCCACTGCCCCTGGTCATGCCGATGGGCAACATGCCCACCTTCGACGACTTTGACTTTGAGGAGTTTCTCTCCTCATTCGAGAACGAGAATGACGACGAGCAGTTCCCGCTGTTCAAAGATTGTCGCGAATTCCTGCTGAATCGCACGACGAGCAGGCAACGCTCGTTCCAGAAAGCGACTTCGACACCACAACAGACCACTACAGCCACACTGAGACCGGCCACCACCAGTAGCATCCTTCAGCCCAAGTCACAGCCCACTAAAGACCCTCACACCCACAGATCCAACTCGAATAGTTCGAATAGCAAGGGAGGCGAGAAattgcagatgcagatgcagcgCCAGCAATCGAATGCATCCAGTGGTAGCAGCCACGACGAAAAGATGCAGCAGATGCCAGTGCAGATGGTGGGGAAGAGGCCAGTCGAGGATCAGCAGAAGCGGGAGATCTTCATCAGCATCGAGACGGAGACAAATGCCCACGGCCGTTCCCCAATTTCTCCCGACTCGCTGCGCCACATGGTGGGCAATTCACAGACGCCCATCGACGTGCTGCATATAGAGAATGGCAACGAGCCGGAGCACGCTCGGTTCAGAAAGATCAGCGATACAGAGGACGCCTATGTCGACGCCCAGGGCGGGCCTGATGATCGGGCCAGCCAGTTGGCTGGCAATGCCAACAGACTGGCCCTATTATCGAGCGACTCCGTCCAGGTCAATAACGCTAAAAATCTGATCCAGCAAATGCAGAGCGAGTTTCGGCAACTGGGCGAGGATGCCGGCGCCTCAATCCGTACCCTGTTCATCAGAAGACCCGAAGAGCAGGGTACAGCAAGGGAATTGGATCCGGAGCCAGTGcaacagctccagcagcaggagcagcatcagTTGAAGGCCAGCTCCCCCTTGACACCCTCAGCATCAGCGGATTCCGACGAGCTAAGCAGTCTCGATGGTTATCCCATGTCCTCGTCCCACTCGTCTCGTCGCGGCGCTAGCTCCAAGCTAAGCTCCGACTCTGCCTATGGAAG CACCAACTCCCCCTACAGCCTGTCGCGCCAGCGGTCCGGCGACCTACAACCGGGTACACCACGCAACCAGAATCTGCTGCGTCCGCACACGGCCAGTGCCAAGCTGCCGAGCGCCATGACTGATGTCTCGACCCAGGCGCACACTGCCTATGGCACTCTCAAGGCACGTCAGAGGCTTTATGGCGGCGGCGGGGCTATCAATAgcattggcaatggcaataCCGACGGAGCAGAATCCTCCAGTGGATCGGAGCACTCTCTGACAATGTCCacgcagcagccgcaggaaCAACAGAAGCACAATAGACCAGATAGCAACTACaactaccagcagcagcaacagcaggtgCAATCACAGCCAGtatataacaacaacaacaacaatgggcAGGCGTCGCTGACTCCAACCGCATCGCAGCATTCCCTGCTAAGCTGTAACTCCGCGTCCAGCCTAAGTTCGAGTATGAAGATGTCCAAGTTCTGCCACGAGTGTGGCGGCAGGTTCATCATCGAGCACGCCAAGTTCTGCATGGAGTGCGGCGTGCGGCGAATGATACTCTAA
- the LOC6898360 gene encoding uncharacterized protein isoform X2, which yields MSKKMWNKIFKSKSQKPQPLAKINKRHSRGIYEEYQQLNDLLVSEKAQLNFCNQRENENENGNGNGCGNGSINVFEQQPLKSSFNSLQLIEAQQSLPQQQQQHQQPQQQLSTFSRVRNTFSLKRNSNGSSSNSNNKGKKNLPNAKSTTFNTEAELEAPECGQEEEPSSPPPPPLTRGLPLPVPEIVAINPSDLTPCPCCSRTFNLNALRKHVVVCEKISKKRNTFDSSRQRREGTALSTYVLPKNFGLPNAEKVSGVHTPTAGSRDPVGTGSKIPTDSVGSPLPIRRNSQTDLVRSTARASVRRAGGTATGTGAAATSPAGDPNHVPARDRSLAKRIKGVASEHCPHCERNFNVKAFDRHVEWCKEKAIQATIKLANTQETSKAKERLDARKQYRPPNLKTKRSINRNKYSGNHEDLLEAGDMTAPKQSLMSLPSMTSSVHSDNPPKAKKLARPQPKNGTPAVRSKAEGSSTKVTQNTVTLCVTQDDDPPAAPAPPKERVLRAKRKPIATCDRITETMDRLRSQSSGETLQLDCVEAAPLKPVARLRKGMTNRERVDAAEKEMSLPALKFEDLNRLIKRKDPTTIVKATKMDETPQEVVKVKVRSSTSLVRQARRRIRTREHPSLELRNLEQEMTQASFPSPSSPTKKANSMQISTEDDMDCSLVPLSRRPGVAYSDYEDDSPRAEIQIKMETTTTRTVCRPKKRTGQATMEMNSSLPMRALPMPQLQQSLEALGHTMSHTKLPRLQLGSDRLQFERDVIEMENESSELEWSEENMMRRSANILERTSSPNSGEFPQVEDSDVEAESDQPVTKLPLVAKQSGSRISRCLVMLEQDEDGKMYIKEPPAKDDSHPLPSSRRGGTFKSGLSGVSVSGDKYDPFLSAKRQLEELCSPGTPPEQEEVSVPPTATLTATPSLSMTTSLTMPSSKAPPTTPKPTPASNFRRTSSLRGPRRTPLLPSRPLFATNYRPTIQRGLSDEGPISTNFLKPEEYDEMPVRAACVNDFHSPRVVRRDTSTSNRKQMLKLPVGVGAASDTTAQALPGRNVAKTDSLAVFLKYEHELEELNAKAAEVAAASQLTSKELKDKSNNLSKQNSAKNLTTSSNPGQLPPLTLTTVTPSASAPATAPPPVSVSAKENNEKRVPNNYQPIATPLRLEPISRPATATPSVHQPVSGVANTLTPIKLESIFGFGRPAAAGGGEFIDPKLINACDNLHVSSGVASDASSTPQQLSQSRSRSSSQSTITYDRRQSGEARNLLKRKMRLGRNQFLYDASPEDGDASSGCSADDEANRSSMEYDEQCWQQQQKQLLANPLPLVMPMGNMPTFDDFDFEEFLSSFENENDDEQFPLFKDCREFLLNRTTSRQRSFQKATSTPQQTTTATLRPATTSSILQPKSQPTKDPHTHRSNSNSSNSKGGEKLQMQMQRQQSNASSGSSHDEKMQQMPVQMVGKRPVEDQQKREIFISIETETNAHGRSPISPDSLRHMVGNSQTPIDVLHIENGNEPEHARFRKISDTEDAYVDAQGGPDDRASQLAGNANRLALLSSDSVQVNNAKNLIQQMQSEFRQLGEDAGASIRTLFIRRPEEQGTARELDPEPVQQLQQQEQHQLKASSPLTPSASADSDELSSLDGYPMSSSHSSRRGASSKLSSDSAYGSTNSPYSLSRQRSGDLQPGTPRNQNLLRPHTASAKLPSAMTDVSTQAHTAYGTLKARQRLYGGGGAINSIGNGNTDGAESSSGSEHSLTMSTQQPQEQQKHNRPDSNYNYQQQQQQVQSQPVYNNNNNNGQASLTPTASQHSLLSCNSASSLSSSMKMSKFCHECGGRFIIEHAKFCMECGVRRMIL from the exons CCACATTCAACACGGAGGCCGAGTTGGAAGCGCCCGAATgcgggcaggaggaggagccctcttcgccgccaccgccgccgctcACCAGAGGACTGCCGCTGCCCGTGCCCGAGATAGTGGCCATCAACCCCAGCGATCTGACGCCCTGTCCGTGCTGCAGCCGCACCTTCAACTTGAATGCCCTGCGCAAGCATGTCGTCGTCTGCGAGAAGATCTCAAAGAAGCGCAATACCTTTGATTCCTCGCGCCAGCGCCGCGAGGGCACAGCACTTTCCACGTATGTCCTTCCCAAAAACTTTGGCCTGCCCAATGCTGAGAAGGTGTCTGGAGTTCACACCCCCACCGCTGGGAGTCGGGATCCCGTAGGCACGGGATCCAAAATACCAACAGAC AGTGTGGGCTCTCCTCTGCCCATTCGTCGCAACTCTCAAACCGATCTGGTTCGCTCTACGGCCCGAGCTTCCGTGCGTAGAGCGGGGGGcacagcaacaggaacaggagctgCTGCAACATCGCCCGCAGGCGACCCAAACCATGTACCAGCCCGCGATCGCTCGCTGGCCAAGCGTATCAAGGGTGTGGCCTCCGAGCACTGTCCCCACTGCGAGCGCAACTTCAACGTGAAGGCCTTCGACCGGCATGTGGAGTGGTGCAAGGAGAAAGCGATTCAGGCCACCATTAAGCTGGCCAACACCCAGGAGACGTCGAAAGCAAAGGAACGGCTCGACGCCAGGAAGCAGTACAGGCCGCCCAATCTCAA GACGAAGCGCTCGATCAACCGGAACAAGTACTCCGGCAACCACGAGGATCTGCTCGAAGCCGGCGACATGACGGCCCCCAAGCAGAGCCTGATGTCGCTCCCCTCCATGACCTCGTCCGTGCACAGTGATAA CCCTCCTAAAGCAAAGAAGCTGGCACGGCCCCAACCAAAGAACGGGACGCCCGCAGTCCGCAGCAAGGCCGAGGGATCCAGCACAAAAGTCACGCAAAACACAGTCACCTTGTGCGTGACCCAAGACGACGATCCACCGGCAGCCCCAGCTCCGCCAAAGGAGCGCGTCCTACGCGCCAAACGCAAGCCTATCGCGACTTGTGACCGCATCACCGAAACGATGGATCGCTTGCGAAGCCAATCCAGCGGTGAAACCCTCCAGCTGGACTGTGTGGAGGCGGCACCGCTGAAGCCAGTCGCCAGGCTCCGCAAAGGGATGACCAATCGGGAAAGGGTCGATGCTGCCGAGAAGGAAATGTCGTTGCCGGCACTCAAATTCGAGGATCTCAATCGGTTGATCAAGCGAAAAG ACCCTACGACCATCGTAAAAGCAACTAAAATGGATGAAACACCGCAGGAGGTGGTTAAAGTGAAGGTGCGTTCCTCCACATCGCTAGTGCGGCAGGCACGTCGCCGCATCCGCACACGGGAGCATCCCAGCTTGGAGTTGCGCAACTTGGAGCAGGAAATGACCCAAGCCTCGTTCCCGTCACCATCATCGCCAACTAAGAAAGCGAACTCCATGCAGATATCGACCGAAGATGATATGGATTGCAGCCTTGTGCCTCTGTCGCGGAGACCGGGTGTTGCCTATTCCGATTACGAGGACGATTCGCCGCGAGCCGAGATCCAAATCAAAATGGAAACGACCACCACGCGTACTGTATGCCGGCCCAAGAAGCGGACTGGCCAGGCCACCATGGAGATGAACAGCTCGTTACCCATGCGGgccctgcccatgccccagCTGCAGCAAAGCCTGGAGGCCCTCGGCCACACCATGAGCCATACCAAGCTGCCCAGACTGCAGCTCGGCAGCGATCGCCTGCAGTTCGAGCGCGATGTcattgaaatggaaaacgaATCGAGTGAGCTGGAATGGAGCGAGGAAAATATGATGAGGAGGTCCGCGAATATCCTCGAACGCACGTCCAGTCCGAATAGCGGAGAGTTCCCGCAGGTCGAGGACAGCGACGTGGAAGCTGAGAGCGATCAGCCTGTCACGAAGCTGCCTCTTGTGGCCAAGCAGAGCGGCAGCAGGATCAGTCGCTGTCTGGTGATGCTCGAGCAGGACGAGGATGGAAAAATGTACATCAAGGAGCCGCCTGCCAAGGACGACAGCCACCCGCTTCCCAGTTCCCGCCGCGGAGGCACCTTCAAAAG CGGCCTCAGTGGAGTCAGTGTCAGCGGCGACAAGTACGATCCCTTCCTCTCGGCCAAACGTCAGCTGGAGGAGCTTTGCTCCCCCGGCACGCCgccggagcaggaggaggTTTCGGTTCCCCCAACAGCCACACTAACAGCCACACCAAGTCTTTCCATGACCACCTCGTTGACCATGCCGAGCAGCAAAGCACCGCCGACCACACCGAAACCCACACCTGCCTCCAACTTCCGGCGCACTTCCTCTCTACGAGGCCCCCGGCGGACACCGCTGCTGCCTAGTCGTCCGTTGTTTGCGACCAACTATCGCCCCACCATACAGCGGGGTCTCTCCGACGAGGGCCCCATCTCCACGAACTTCCTCAAGCCGGAAGAGTACGACGAGATGCCGGTGCGCGCCGCCTGCGTCAACGACTTCCACAGTCCACGCGTGGTCCGCCGGGATACGAGTACGTCCAACCGCAAGCAGATGCTGAAGCTACCGGTGGGCGTTGGCGCTGCCAGTGACACCACAGCTCAGGCACTGCCCGGGCGCAACGTGGCCAAGACCGACTCCCTGGCGGTGTTCCTTAAATACGAACACGAGCTGGAAGAGCTGAATGCCAAGGCAGCGGAGGTGGCAGCCGCCAGTCAGCTGACCAGCAAAGAGCTCAAGGATAAGAGCAACAACCTGAGCAAGCAGAACTCGGCCAAGAACCTGACCACGTCCAGCAATCCCGGCCAGCTGCCGCCCCTGACCTTGACCACGGTGacaccatcagcatcagcaccagccacagccccacccCCAGTTTCTGTGTCGGCCAAGGAGAATAACGAGAAGAGGGTGCCCAACAACTACCAGCCCATTGCCACCCCCTTGCGGCTGGAGCCCATCAGCAGACCAGCGACGGCGACGCCATCAGTCCATCAGCCCGTCAGCGGTGTGGCGAACACCCTAACACCCATCAAGCTGGAGAGCATCTTCGGCTTTGGCCGTCCGGCCGCAGCGGGCGGCGGAGAGTTCATCGACCCAAAGCTGATCAACGCATGCGATAATCTGCACGTGTCCAGCGGCGTAGCCTCGGATGCCAGTTCCACGCCACAGCAGCTGTCGCAGAGCCGAAGTCGGAGCAGCTCCCAGTCGACCATCACCTACGACCGACGTCAGTCCGGAGAGGCCAGGAATCTGCTGAAGCGAAAGATGCGCTTGGGACGCAATCAGTTTCTGTACGATGCCTCGCCGGAGGATGGCGATGCCTCGTCGGGGTGCTCCGCCGACGATGAGGCTAATCGGTCCTCAATGGAGTACGACGAGCAgtgctggcagcagcagcagaagcaactaCTGGCCAATCCACTGCCCCTGGTCATGCCGATGGGCAACATGCCCACCTTCGACGACTTTGACTTTGAGGAGTTTCTCTCCTCATTCGAGAACGAGAATGACGACGAGCAGTTCCCGCTGTTCAAAGATTGTCGCGAATTCCTGCTGAATCGCACGACGAGCAGGCAACGCTCGTTCCAGAAAGCGACTTCGACACCACAACAGACCACTACAGCCACACTGAGACCGGCCACCACCAGTAGCATCCTTCAGCCCAAGTCACAGCCCACTAAAGACCCTCACACCCACAGATCCAACTCGAATAGTTCGAATAGCAAGGGAGGCGAGAAattgcagatgcagatgcagcgCCAGCAATCGAATGCATCCAGTGGTAGCAGCCACGACGAAAAGATGCAGCAGATGCCAGTGCAGATGGTGGGGAAGAGGCCAGTCGAGGATCAGCAGAAGCGGGAGATCTTCATCAGCATCGAGACGGAGACAAATGCCCACGGCCGTTCCCCAATTTCTCCCGACTCGCTGCGCCACATGGTGGGCAATTCACAGACGCCCATCGACGTGCTGCATATAGAGAATGGCAACGAGCCGGAGCACGCTCGGTTCAGAAAGATCAGCGATACAGAGGACGCCTATGTCGACGCCCAGGGCGGGCCTGATGATCGGGCCAGCCAGTTGGCTGGCAATGCCAACAGACTGGCCCTATTATCGAGCGACTCCGTCCAGGTCAATAACGCTAAAAATCTGATCCAGCAAATGCAGAGCGAGTTTCGGCAACTGGGCGAGGATGCCGGCGCCTCAATCCGTACCCTGTTCATCAGAAGACCCGAAGAGCAGGGTACAGCAAGGGAATTGGATCCGGAGCCAGTGcaacagctccagcagcaggagcagcatcagTTGAAGGCCAGCTCCCCCTTGACACCCTCAGCATCAGCGGATTCCGACGAGCTAAGCAGTCTCGATGGTTATCCCATGTCCTCGTCCCACTCGTCTCGTCGCGGCGCTAGCTCCAAGCTAAGCTCCGACTCTGCCTATGGAAG CACCAACTCCCCCTACAGCCTGTCGCGCCAGCGGTCCGGCGACCTACAACCGGGTACACCACGCAACCAGAATCTGCTGCGTCCGCACACGGCCAGTGCCAAGCTGCCGAGCGCCATGACTGATGTCTCGACCCAGGCGCACACTGCCTATGGCACTCTCAAGGCACGTCAGAGGCTTTATGGCGGCGGCGGGGCTATCAATAgcattggcaatggcaataCCGACGGAGCAGAATCCTCCAGTGGATCGGAGCACTCTCTGACAATGTCCacgcagcagccgcaggaaCAACAGAAGCACAATAGACCAGATAGCAACTACaactaccagcagcagcaacagcaggtgCAATCACAGCCAGtatataacaacaacaacaacaatgggcAGGCGTCGCTGACTCCAACCGCATCGCAGCATTCCCTGCTAAGCTGTAACTCCGCGTCCAGCCTAAGTTCGAGTATGAAGATGTCCAAGTTCTGCCACGAGTGTGGCGGCAGGTTCATCATCGAGCACGCCAAGTTCTGCATGGAGTGCGGCGTGCGGCGAATGATACTCTAA